A single region of the Brassica rapa cultivar Chiifu-401-42 chromosome A03, CAAS_Brap_v3.01, whole genome shotgun sequence genome encodes:
- the LOC103858976 gene encoding stearoyl-[acyl-carrier-protein] 9-desaturase 5, chloroplastic isoform X2, whose amino-acid sequence MAMSMDRIVVSPSSYVCRPSQARGSRSSVVSMASTIRSASTEVTNGKKLYIPPREVHVQVKHSMPPQKLEIFKSLEGWADETLLTYLKPVEKSWQPTDFLPEAESEGFYDQVKELRERCKELPDEYFVVLVGDMITEEALPTYQTMLNTLDGVRDETGASPTPWAVWTRAWTAEENRHGDLLNKYLYLSGRVDMRQIEKTIQYLIGSGMDPKTENNPYLGFIYTSFQERATFISHGNTARLAKDRGDLKLAQICGTIAADEKRHETAYTKIVEKLFEIDADGTILGLADMMKKKISMPAHLMYDGQDDNLFEHFSTVAQRLGVYTAKDYADILEFLVERWNVETLSGLSSEGHMAQDFVCGLPARIRRIEERAQGRAKEAAKNVPFSWIFGREIRA is encoded by the exons ATGGCTATGTCTATGGATCGGATCGTCGTTTCTCCTTCTTCTTACGTTTGCCGTCCCTCTCAAGCTCGGGGATCTAGATCTTCCGTAGTTTCCATGGCTTCCACGATTCGCTCCGCTTCTAC AGAGGTTACTAATGGAAAGAAACTCTACATCCCTCCACGAGAGGTGCACGTCCAAGTGAAACACTCTATGCCACCACAGAAGCTGGAGATCTTCAAATCCCTAGAAGGATGGGCTGATGAGACCCTCTTGACTTACTTAAAGCCCGTTGAGAAGTCCTGGCAGCCGACAGACTTTCTCCCTGAAGCTGAGTCAGAAGGGTTCTACGACCAAGTCAAGGAGCTAAGAGAAAGGTGCAAGGAGCTTCCAGATGAGTATTTCGTTGTGCTTGTTGGTGATATGATCACTGAAGAAGCGCTTCCGACTTACCAGACCATGTTGAACACGTTGGACGGTGTTAGGGATGAGACGGGAGCGAGTCCTACTCCTTGGGCGGTGTGGACTCGGGCTTGGACTGCTGAAGAGAATAGGCATGGGGATTTGCTTAACAAGTATCTTTATTTGTCTGGGAGAGTTGACATGAGGCAGATTGAGAAGACTATTCAGTACCTTATTGGCTCTGGAATG GATCCGAAAACTGAGAACAACCCTTACTTGGGTTTCATCTACACTTCCTTCCAAGAGAGAGCCACCTTCATCTCCCATGGAAACACTGCCAGGCTGGCGAAAGATCGTGGAGACTTGAAACTTGCGCAGATATGCGGGACCATTGCTGCTGATGAGAAGCGCCACGAGACTGCTTACACCAAGATTGTGGAGAAGCTCTTTGAAATTGACGCTGATGGCACGATCTTGGGATTGGCTGATATGATGAAGAAAAAGATCTCGATGCCTGCGCATTTAATGTACGATGGCCAAGATGATAACCTGTTTGAGCACTTCTCGACCGTTGCTCAGAGGCTAGGTGTTTACACTGCAAAGGACTATGCTGATATTCTGGAGTTTCTTGTTGAACGGTGGAACGTTGAGACTTTGTCAGGCCTTTCTAGTGAAGGACACATGGCCCAG GACTTTGTCTGCGGATTACCTGCAAGAATCCGCAGGATTGAAGAGAGAGCTCAAGGAAGAGCCAAAGAAGCAGCCAAAAACGTACCATTTAGCTGGATCTTTGGTCGAGAGATTAGGGCTTAA
- the LOC103858976 gene encoding stearoyl-[acyl-carrier-protein] 9-desaturase 5, chloroplastic isoform X1, which produces MAMSMDRIVVSPSSYVCRPSQARGSRSSVVSMASTIRSASTYREVTNGKKLYIPPREVHVQVKHSMPPQKLEIFKSLEGWADETLLTYLKPVEKSWQPTDFLPEAESEGFYDQVKELRERCKELPDEYFVVLVGDMITEEALPTYQTMLNTLDGVRDETGASPTPWAVWTRAWTAEENRHGDLLNKYLYLSGRVDMRQIEKTIQYLIGSGMDPKTENNPYLGFIYTSFQERATFISHGNTARLAKDRGDLKLAQICGTIAADEKRHETAYTKIVEKLFEIDADGTILGLADMMKKKISMPAHLMYDGQDDNLFEHFSTVAQRLGVYTAKDYADILEFLVERWNVETLSGLSSEGHMAQDFVCGLPARIRRIEERAQGRAKEAAKNVPFSWIFGREIRA; this is translated from the exons ATGGCTATGTCTATGGATCGGATCGTCGTTTCTCCTTCTTCTTACGTTTGCCGTCCCTCTCAAGCTCGGGGATCTAGATCTTCCGTAGTTTCCATGGCTTCCACGATTCGCTCCGCTTCTAC TTACAGAGAGGTTACTAATGGAAAGAAACTCTACATCCCTCCACGAGAGGTGCACGTCCAAGTGAAACACTCTATGCCACCACAGAAGCTGGAGATCTTCAAATCCCTAGAAGGATGGGCTGATGAGACCCTCTTGACTTACTTAAAGCCCGTTGAGAAGTCCTGGCAGCCGACAGACTTTCTCCCTGAAGCTGAGTCAGAAGGGTTCTACGACCAAGTCAAGGAGCTAAGAGAAAGGTGCAAGGAGCTTCCAGATGAGTATTTCGTTGTGCTTGTTGGTGATATGATCACTGAAGAAGCGCTTCCGACTTACCAGACCATGTTGAACACGTTGGACGGTGTTAGGGATGAGACGGGAGCGAGTCCTACTCCTTGGGCGGTGTGGACTCGGGCTTGGACTGCTGAAGAGAATAGGCATGGGGATTTGCTTAACAAGTATCTTTATTTGTCTGGGAGAGTTGACATGAGGCAGATTGAGAAGACTATTCAGTACCTTATTGGCTCTGGAATG GATCCGAAAACTGAGAACAACCCTTACTTGGGTTTCATCTACACTTCCTTCCAAGAGAGAGCCACCTTCATCTCCCATGGAAACACTGCCAGGCTGGCGAAAGATCGTGGAGACTTGAAACTTGCGCAGATATGCGGGACCATTGCTGCTGATGAGAAGCGCCACGAGACTGCTTACACCAAGATTGTGGAGAAGCTCTTTGAAATTGACGCTGATGGCACGATCTTGGGATTGGCTGATATGATGAAGAAAAAGATCTCGATGCCTGCGCATTTAATGTACGATGGCCAAGATGATAACCTGTTTGAGCACTTCTCGACCGTTGCTCAGAGGCTAGGTGTTTACACTGCAAAGGACTATGCTGATATTCTGGAGTTTCTTGTTGAACGGTGGAACGTTGAGACTTTGTCAGGCCTTTCTAGTGAAGGACACATGGCCCAG GACTTTGTCTGCGGATTACCTGCAAGAATCCGCAGGATTGAAGAGAGAGCTCAAGGAAGAGCCAAAGAAGCAGCCAAAAACGTACCATTTAGCTGGATCTTTGGTCGAGAGATTAGGGCTTAA
- the LOC103858982 gene encoding pentatricopeptide repeat-containing protein At3g02650, mitochondrial has translation MWRSVLCRSQNASRCLAFTRISTKKTHAPSLTTLPRFSSSENASPRNLRLFSSTPTEDNPFSSAAELTHEESTASDSGFSKSHDFYVNGAEIATIEASEGGSVAEAEEAQSEEVTQFDEEKFESLLSLLRSEEESLEFSLKTLDVDLNSDLVVKVFESSPGISGKNLIKFLKWAIKKGDITVTTSLVESLLVAISVEGRRLNAYALWDLVKEIGENESVLNLEIMNELIALFGKLGKSKAAFDVFSKTEEFGFTPNEKTYYVTLEALCKRSFMEWAGAVCEKMLKSGVLPEGGDQVGNIITWFCKEGKAEEAYSVYELAKGKEKLLPSRSVATLISALCKNDGTVAFAQEMLSDLSGEARRHGIKPFSDVIHSLCRMKNVKDAKLLLLDMISKGPAPGNAVFNLIVHACSRSGDLDEAKEVLRLMESRGLKPDVYTYTVIISGYAKGGMMKEAQEMLTEAKKKHKKLSTVTYHTLIRGYCKIEEYDEALNLLNEMESFGVKPSADEYSKLIQSFCLKALDWEKAQMLFEEMKQKGLHLNAITQGLITAVKEMQSEDVNLLAAA, from the coding sequence ATGTGGAGATCCGTCTTATGTCGATCCCAAAATGCCTCTCGTTGTCTCGCCTTTACTCGAATCTCGACGAAGAAGACCCATGCTCCTTCGCTAACAACCCTTCCCAGATTCTCATCCTCCGAAAATGCTTCCCCCCGAAACCTCAGGCTCTTCTCCTCGACCCCTACTGAAGACAACCCATTTTCATCAGCCGCAGAGCTTACCCACGAAGAATCAACTGCTTCCGATTCTGGGTTTTCCAAAAGTCATGATTTTTATGTAAATGGTGCTGAGATCGCTACAATTGAAGCTTCTGAAGGTGGATCCGTTGCAGAAGCCGAGGAAGCTCAATCTGAGGAAGTGACTCAATTTGACGAGgaaaagtttgaatctttgCTATCTCTGTTACGAAGTGAAGAGGAGTCTTTGGAGTTTAGTCTGAAGACGCTCGACGTCGATCTAAACTCAGACCTTGTCGTCAAAGTGTTTGAGTCCTCTCCAGGAATCTCAGGTAAGAACTTGATTAAGTTTCTGAAGTGGGCAATTAAGAAAGGTGACATCACTGTCACCACATCGCTTGTGGAATCTCTCCTTGTTGCAATATCTGTCGAGGGACGTAGATTGAACGCTTATGCTTTGTGGGATTTGGTTAAAGAGATTGGTGAGAATGAGAGTGTATTGAATCTGGAGATAATGAATGAGTTGATAGCTTTGTTTGGTAAGCTCGGCAAGTCCAAAGCTGCTTTCGATGTGTTTAGTAAAACAGAAGAGTTTGGGTTTACTCCGAATGAGAAAACTTATTACGTGACGTTGGAGGCGCTTTGTAAGCGGTCGTTTATGGAGTGGGCAGGGGCTGTGTGCGAGAAGATGCTCAAGAGTGGTGTGTTACCCGAGGGAGGAGATCAGGTTGGTAACATCATCACTTGGTTTTGTAAGGAAGGGAAGGCTGAAGAGGCTTATTCGGTTTACGAATTAGCAAAAGGGAAAGAGAAGTTGCTGCCTTCTAGATCTGTTGCTACTCTGATAAGTGCGCTTTGCAAGAACGATGGGACTGTTGCGTTTGCTCAGGAGATGTTGAGTGATCTATCTGGAGAAGCTAGGCGACATGGGATCAAACCGTTCTCTGATGTGATCCATAGTTTATGCAGGATGAAGAATGTTAAAGACGCTAAACTTTTGCTATTGGATATGATCTCGAAAGGGCCTGCTCCTGGGAATGCGGTTTTCAATCTGATTGTCCACGCTTGTTCGAGAAGTGGAGATCTCGATGAAGCCAAAGAGGTTTTGAGGTTGATGGAGAGTAGAGGTTTGAAACCAGACGTATACACATACACCGTTATCATCAGCGGGTATGCTAAAGGAGGGATGATGAAAGAAGCTCAAGAGATGTTAACAGAAGCGAAAAAGAAACATAAGAAGCTTAGTACCGTGACGTATCACACACTCATCCGAGGGTACTGCAAGATTGAAGAGTATGATGAAGCTTTGAACCTTTTGAATGAAATGGAGAGTTTTGGAGTGAAGCCTAGTGCTGATGAGTATAGTAAGCTGATTCAATCGTTCTGCCTCAAAGCATTGGATTGGGAAAAGGCACAGATGTTGTTTGAGGAGATGAAGCAGAAGGGCTTGCACCTCAATGCCATTACTCAGGGGCTAATAACAGCAGTTAAAGAGATGCAATCTGAAGATGTTAATCTACTTGCTGCAGCATAG
- the LOC103858981 gene encoding tyrosine--tRNA ligase, chloroplastic/mitochondrial isoform X1 — protein MHISSTSFSTEERSRQYSKLMAYATGVTLASRTIFPFCSRTLLPRLRVVSMLESSSPSTFFKRVQVHQLFSTSTAPLFSSVKCSTSSLETAASRPNVVTILEERGLLESITSENLRSACSDPNVAPLKVYCGFDPTAESLHLGNLLGIIVLSWFQRCGHQAVGLIGGATGRVGDPSGKSLERPELDALTLEKNITGIKNILVKILGGNASSYVIFNNYDWWKDMTMLDFLKNVGRFARVGPMMAKESVKKRLESEQGMSYTEFSYQLLQGYDFVHLLDKEGVNVQIGGSDQWGNITAGTDLIRKILQTEEAAYGLTFPLLLKNDGTKFGKSEDGAIWLSPSMLSPYKFYQYFFSVPDVDVIRFLKTLTFLSLDEIKTLEDEMRKPGYVPNTVQMKLAEEVTRFVHGEEGLKEAMKATEALRPGAETKLDWNLIERIAEDIPTCSLPVDRVAGVSIVDVSVSAGLFESKSAARRMLKQGGVYMNNERVDDENKRVEEGDIVEGKGLVLSSGKKNKVVIRIS, from the exons ATGCACATAAG tTCTACCAGCTTCTCTACTGAAGAAAGGTCACGGCAATATAGTAAACTTATGGCATATGCAACAGGAGTGACCCTTGCTTCAAGGACTATCTTCCCTTTTTGTTCCAGAACCTTGTTACCTCGCTTGCGTGTGGTTTCTATGCTTGAATCATCCTCCCCCTCCACTTTCTTCAAAAGGGTCCAAGTTCATCAGCTTTTCTCCACTTCTACAGCTCCTCTCTTCTCCTCTGTTAAGTGTTCTACTTCCTCTCTTGAGACAGCTGCTTCACGCCCAAATGTAGTTACTATACTCGAAGAAAGAGGACTCCTGGAGTCAATAACAAGCGAGAATCTCAGGTCTGCTTGTTCTGATCCCAACGTAGCTCCTCTAAAAGTCTACTGCGGGTTTGATCCAACTGCTGAGAGTTTACACTTGGGTAACCTCCTTGGTATCATTGTCCTTTCTTGGTTTCAAAGATGTGGACACCAAGCCGTTGGTTTGATCGGTGGTGCCACTGGACGCGTTGGTGACCCGTCTGGCAAAAGCCTAGAGAGACCTGAGCTTGACGCCCTTACATTGGAGAAAAACATAACCGGGATTAAAAACATCCTCGTCAAGATTCTTGGTGGCAATGCTAGCTCTTATGTGATTTTCAATAACTATGACTGGTGGAAAGATATGACGATGCTAGACTTTCTGAAAAACGTTGGTCGGTTTGCTAGAGTTGGACCAATGATGGCGAAGGAGAGTGTGAAGAAGAGGCTAGAATCAGAGCAAGGTATGAGCTACACAGAGTTCAGTTATCAGTTACTGCAAGGGTATGACTTTGTTCACTTGTTGGACAAGGAAGGGGTTAATGTTCAGATAGGTGGTAGTGATCAGTGGGGTAACATCACAGCTGGAACTGACTTGATCCGTAAGATTCTCCAAACCGAAGAAGCTGCTTACGGGCTAACGTTCCCTCTCCTACTGAAAAACGATGGGACAAAATTTGGAAAGTCAGAAGATGGAGCCATCTGGCTATCTCCTTCAATGTTATCGCCTTATAAGTTCTATCAGTACTTCTTCTCAGTTCCAGACGTTGATGTGATACGCTTCTTGAAGACTCTAACCTTTCTGAGTTTGGATGAGATCAAGACGTTGGAAGATGAGATGAGGAAGCCTGGGTATGTCCCTAACACCGTGCAGATGAAGCTCGCTGAAGAAGTAACCAGATTTGTACATGGTGAAGAGGGTTTGAAGGAAGCAATGAAAGCAACAGAGGCTTTAAGACCAGGAGCTGAGACAAAGCTTGATTGGAACTTGATTGAGAGAATTGCAGAGGATATACCGACTTGCTCACTGCCTGTTGATAGAGTCGCTGGTGTTTCGATTGTGGATGTGTCTGTTTCTGCAGGGTTGTTTGAGAGCAAGTCTGCAGCTAGGAGGATGTTGAAGCAAGGTGGAGTTTATATGAACAATGAGAGAGTTGATGATGAGAATAAGAGAGTTGAAGAGGGAGACATTGTTGAAGGGAAAGGTCTTGTTCTCTCTTCAGGCAAGAAGAACAAAGTAGTCATCAGaatttcctaa
- the LOC103858981 gene encoding tyrosine--tRNA ligase, chloroplastic/mitochondrial isoform X2, producing MAYATGVTLASRTIFPFCSRTLLPRLRVVSMLESSSPSTFFKRVQVHQLFSTSTAPLFSSVKCSTSSLETAASRPNVVTILEERGLLESITSENLRSACSDPNVAPLKVYCGFDPTAESLHLGNLLGIIVLSWFQRCGHQAVGLIGGATGRVGDPSGKSLERPELDALTLEKNITGIKNILVKILGGNASSYVIFNNYDWWKDMTMLDFLKNVGRFARVGPMMAKESVKKRLESEQGMSYTEFSYQLLQGYDFVHLLDKEGVNVQIGGSDQWGNITAGTDLIRKILQTEEAAYGLTFPLLLKNDGTKFGKSEDGAIWLSPSMLSPYKFYQYFFSVPDVDVIRFLKTLTFLSLDEIKTLEDEMRKPGYVPNTVQMKLAEEVTRFVHGEEGLKEAMKATEALRPGAETKLDWNLIERIAEDIPTCSLPVDRVAGVSIVDVSVSAGLFESKSAARRMLKQGGVYMNNERVDDENKRVEEGDIVEGKGLVLSSGKKNKVVIRIS from the coding sequence ATGGCATATGCAACAGGAGTGACCCTTGCTTCAAGGACTATCTTCCCTTTTTGTTCCAGAACCTTGTTACCTCGCTTGCGTGTGGTTTCTATGCTTGAATCATCCTCCCCCTCCACTTTCTTCAAAAGGGTCCAAGTTCATCAGCTTTTCTCCACTTCTACAGCTCCTCTCTTCTCCTCTGTTAAGTGTTCTACTTCCTCTCTTGAGACAGCTGCTTCACGCCCAAATGTAGTTACTATACTCGAAGAAAGAGGACTCCTGGAGTCAATAACAAGCGAGAATCTCAGGTCTGCTTGTTCTGATCCCAACGTAGCTCCTCTAAAAGTCTACTGCGGGTTTGATCCAACTGCTGAGAGTTTACACTTGGGTAACCTCCTTGGTATCATTGTCCTTTCTTGGTTTCAAAGATGTGGACACCAAGCCGTTGGTTTGATCGGTGGTGCCACTGGACGCGTTGGTGACCCGTCTGGCAAAAGCCTAGAGAGACCTGAGCTTGACGCCCTTACATTGGAGAAAAACATAACCGGGATTAAAAACATCCTCGTCAAGATTCTTGGTGGCAATGCTAGCTCTTATGTGATTTTCAATAACTATGACTGGTGGAAAGATATGACGATGCTAGACTTTCTGAAAAACGTTGGTCGGTTTGCTAGAGTTGGACCAATGATGGCGAAGGAGAGTGTGAAGAAGAGGCTAGAATCAGAGCAAGGTATGAGCTACACAGAGTTCAGTTATCAGTTACTGCAAGGGTATGACTTTGTTCACTTGTTGGACAAGGAAGGGGTTAATGTTCAGATAGGTGGTAGTGATCAGTGGGGTAACATCACAGCTGGAACTGACTTGATCCGTAAGATTCTCCAAACCGAAGAAGCTGCTTACGGGCTAACGTTCCCTCTCCTACTGAAAAACGATGGGACAAAATTTGGAAAGTCAGAAGATGGAGCCATCTGGCTATCTCCTTCAATGTTATCGCCTTATAAGTTCTATCAGTACTTCTTCTCAGTTCCAGACGTTGATGTGATACGCTTCTTGAAGACTCTAACCTTTCTGAGTTTGGATGAGATCAAGACGTTGGAAGATGAGATGAGGAAGCCTGGGTATGTCCCTAACACCGTGCAGATGAAGCTCGCTGAAGAAGTAACCAGATTTGTACATGGTGAAGAGGGTTTGAAGGAAGCAATGAAAGCAACAGAGGCTTTAAGACCAGGAGCTGAGACAAAGCTTGATTGGAACTTGATTGAGAGAATTGCAGAGGATATACCGACTTGCTCACTGCCTGTTGATAGAGTCGCTGGTGTTTCGATTGTGGATGTGTCTGTTTCTGCAGGGTTGTTTGAGAGCAAGTCTGCAGCTAGGAGGATGTTGAAGCAAGGTGGAGTTTATATGAACAATGAGAGAGTTGATGATGAGAATAAGAGAGTTGAAGAGGGAGACATTGTTGAAGGGAAAGGTCTTGTTCTCTCTTCAGGCAAGAAGAACAAAGTAGTCATCAGaatttcctaa
- the LOC103858980 gene encoding probable protein phosphatase 2C 33 — MGSCLSAESMSPTTPGSPCSPGFGVKKRKNSKKRLGSRNSSFNRMRDDDDPSSTVPGRIFLNGSSEVACIFTQQGKKGPNQDAMVVWENFGSRKDTIFCGVFDGHGPYGHMVAKSVRDSLPLKLSAYWEPKVPVEASPKPITTVNNSEDAAAVSFVSAEEEPSRSINMEEENMEESHSELFQTLKEAFLKAYKVVDRELIFNGSVDCFCSGTTAVTLIKQGEYLVVGNVGDSRAVMGTRDGENGLVAVQLTVDLKPNLPAEEERIKKCRGRVFALKDEPEVCRVWLPNCDSPGLAMARAFGDFCLKNFGLISVPDVSFRRVTQKDEFIVLASDGIWDVLSNEEVVGIVAAAPSRSSAARAVVESAVRAWRYKYPTSKVDDCAAVCLYLDSNNTNAISTTASSISKLADEELETPSENDDESGLSGLGRSSSVRTSKEIALDESEAERLIKEEEDNMDTEHGTEYSALEGVARVNTLLNLPRFVPGK, encoded by the exons ATGGGGTCCTGTTTATCTGCAGAGAGCATGAGTCCTACTACACCGGGCTCTCCTTGCTCTCCTGGCTTTGGtgtgaagaaaagaaaaaactctAAGAAGAGACTTGGTTCCAGGAACTCCTCCTTTAATCGCatgagagatgatgatgatccgTCGTCTACGGTTCCGGGTCGGATATTCTTGAATGGATCAAGTGAGGTTGCTTGTATCTTCACTCAACAAGGCAAGAAAGGGCCTAATCAAGATGCCATGGTTGTTTGGGAG AACTTTGGTTCAAGGAAAGATACAATCTTCTGTGGAGTGTTTGATGGGCATGGTCCATATGGTCATATGGTTGCAAAGAGTGTCAGAGATAGTCTCCCTCTCAAATTAAGTGCTTATTGGGAACCTAAAGTACCAGTTGAAGCTTCTCCAAAGCCCATCACCACCGTTAACAACTCTGAAGACGCTGCTGCGGTTTCTTTTGTATCTGCTGAGGAAGAACCTAGTCGATCTATTAACATGGAGGAGGAGAACATGGAAGAGTCACATTCTGAATTGTTTCAAACTCTAAAAGAGGCGTTTCTCAAGGCTTATAAAGTTGTGGACAGAGAACTTATATTCAATGGCAGCGTTGACTGTTTCTGTAGTGGGACAACGGCTGTGACTTTGATCAAACAG GGTGAGTATCTCGTTGTTGGAAACGTTGGGGACTCTAGAGCTGTGATGGGGACAAGAGACGGTGAAAATGGTCTTGTTGCTGTTCAACTAACTGTGGATCTCAAGCCAAATCTCCCAG CTGAGGAAGAGAGAATAAAAAAGTGCCGTGGACGTGTGTTTGCTCTCAAAGATGAACCTGAAGTTTGTAGAGTTTGGCTGCCAAACTGTGACTCACCTGGACTTGCCATGGCACGTGCTTTCGGTGACTTTTGTCTGAAAAACTTCGGTCTAATCTCCGTCCCTGATGTATCATTCCGTAGAGTAACCCAAAAAGATGAGTTTATAGTGTTGGCTTCAGATGGG ATATGGGATGTACTCTCAAACGAAGAGGTAGTGGGGATTGTAGCTGCAGCACCATCACGTTCCTCTGCGGCAAGAGCTGTAGTTGAGTCTGCTGTTAGAGCTTGGAGATATAAGTACCCGACCTCCAAAGTCGATGACTGTGCTGCGGTTTGCTTGTATCTAGACTCGAACAACACAAACGCCATATCTACTACAGCTTCTTCCATCTCCAAACTGGCAGATGAAGAGCTAGAAACCCCGTCTGAGAATGATGATGAATCAGGACTAAGCGGTCTAGGCCGTTCGAGTAGTGTCAGGACGAGTAAAGAGATTGCTCTTGATGAAAGTGAAGCTGAAAGGCTgataaaagaagaagaggataaTATGGATACAGAGCATGGAACAGAGTATTCTGCACTAGAAGGTGTTGCAAGAGTTAATACACTTTTGAACTTGCCAAGATTTGTGCCTGGAAagtga